In the genome of Geotrypetes seraphini chromosome 16, aGeoSer1.1, whole genome shotgun sequence, one region contains:
- the LOC117350520 gene encoding membrane progesterone receptor epsilon-like, whose amino-acid sequence MLFRRRSQGSLLRHTEVPAAITECFILSGYRCLGYSFSDCLFSAFQATNETGNFWTHFLAVFIFGYHCVDFFWQQDAAAGFCLPCFDPFYYPFWTYVAGVCGLLIVSSMAHLFSSMSMVIREICFCVDYGAISTYTVGSALAYFYYINPWVGSSPQLPLNAYNQLDCWFEVLYIPLCCLVALFCTLACCHTRRHWQKQCYLIRTLVFLLPFTLVSLPIFCRLLVTTSWDSTQSLATSFFRHCLWLAASAAFNITKIPERLSPGKFDIWGSSHQCFHFCAFMSILEELRMIQGEIEGLENLLRPPTFLSTFGVLLLLQGFIAFMVCWLVLHYSSKGKKLETN is encoded by the coding sequence ATGCTCTTCAGGAGGAGATCCCAAGGTAGCCTCCTGCGGCATACAGAGGTCCCTGCTGCCATAACAGAGTGTTTCATCCTGAGTGGCTACCGCTGCCTGGGCTACAGCTTCAGCGACTGCCTCTTCTCTGCCTTCCAGGCCACCAATGAGACAGGCAACTTCTGGACACACTTTCTGGCTGTTTTCATCTTCGGCTACCACTGTGTGGACTTCTTCTGGCAGCAGGACGCAGCAGCGGGTTTTTGCCTTCCCTGCTTCGATCCCTTCTATTACCCTTTCTGGACCTACGTTGCTGGAGTATGTGGCCTGCTAATAGTCAGCAGCATGGCTCACCTCTTCAGTTCCATGTCCATGGTTATCCGGGAGATCTGTTTCTGTGTTGACTATGGGGCCATTAGTACTTACACTGTGGGTTCTGCGCTTGCCTATTTCTACTATATCAACCCCTGGGTTGGGTCTTCACCCCAGTTGCCTCTAAATGCCTACAACCAACTGGACTGCTGGTTTGAGGTCCTCTACATCCCGCTATGCTGCCTTGTGGCCTTGTTCTGTACCCTGGCCTGCTGCCATACTCGACGACATTGGCAGAAGCAATGCTATCTTATCCGCACTCTGGTCTTCCTGCTGCCATTCACCTTGGTCTCCCTACCCATCTTCTGCCGACTTCTGGTCACCACCAGTTGGGACTCGACCCAGAGTCTGGCCACCTCCTTCTTCCGCCACTGCCTCTGGCTGGCCGCTTCAGCAGCCTTCAACATCACCAAGATCCCCGAGAGGCTGTCTCCAGGCAAATTTGATATCTGGGGTAGTAGCCACCAGTGTTTTCACTTCTGTGCATTCATGAGCATCCTTGAAGAGCTGCGCATGATCCAGGGTGAAATAGAGGGACTGGAGAACTTGCTTAGACCTCCCACCTTCCTTTCCACCTTTGGGGTCCTGCTCCTTCTCCAGGGCTTCATAGCTTTCATGGTATGCTGGTTAGTCCTACACTATAGCTCAAAAGGAAAGAAATTAGAAACAAACTGA